Proteins co-encoded in one Deinococcus aestuarii genomic window:
- a CDS encoding ImmA/IrrE family metallo-endopeptidase, which translates to MGAGPDGPLDPFALAVVFGARIEYLPVDVDPSDFSGMVTMRGGRPVIVLNRSMAPERRTITLLEELCHLHYRHPVEEWDGQGRQHTNAVESEAYQTGAAALLPAVVVAKAVYKNRAAADVAREYGVSTELFEMRVKVLGLWRHYQGRNAA; encoded by the coding sequence GTGGGAGCCGGTCCGGACGGGCCACTGGACCCTTTTGCCCTGGCGGTGGTCTTTGGCGCCCGCATCGAGTACCTTCCCGTGGACGTCGACCCCAGCGACTTCTCGGGCATGGTCACCATGCGCGGGGGCCGCCCCGTGATCGTGCTCAACCGGAGCATGGCCCCGGAGCGCCGGACCATCACCCTGCTCGAGGAGTTGTGCCACCTGCACTACCGGCATCCGGTGGAGGAGTGGGACGGTCAGGGGCGGCAACACACCAACGCCGTCGAGTCGGAGGCCTACCAGACCGGGGCCGCCGCGCTGCTGCCGGCCGTCGTCGTGGCCAAGGCGGTGTACAAGAACCGCGCGGCCGCCGACGTGGCCCGCGAGTACGGAGTGAGCACGGAGTTGTTCGAGATGCGCGTCAAGGTCCTGGGCCTGTGGCGCCACTACCAGGGGAGGAATGCCGCATGA
- a CDS encoding helix-turn-helix domain-containing protein → MIRNDAEYKRVLQQIEEGRAHFHAQRASFQEQGVPAEAADIALQATESFLLGLEEDAAAYLNAKNGHLAPLDDLKHIGRWLVHARIARGLSQKELAERLGVSEAQVSRDERNEYAKVGVDRAQAILDALGVSLRIVEERPVLIPGAEGAAYTIPFEPHGVSVAGSEVDSELYRIAGNFRAKKNLSPEKSRQIAHALNHLLNSLSDDDVPATRQE, encoded by the coding sequence ATGATCAGGAACGACGCAGAGTACAAGCGGGTCCTCCAGCAGATCGAGGAGGGCCGGGCCCACTTCCACGCCCAGCGGGCCAGCTTCCAGGAGCAGGGCGTTCCCGCGGAGGCCGCCGACATCGCCCTCCAGGCCACCGAGAGTTTCCTGCTGGGCCTGGAGGAGGATGCGGCCGCCTACCTGAACGCCAAGAACGGCCACCTGGCCCCCCTGGACGACCTCAAGCACATCGGGCGCTGGCTGGTTCATGCCCGCATCGCCCGTGGGCTCTCACAGAAGGAGCTGGCCGAGCGCCTGGGGGTCTCCGAGGCACAGGTCTCCCGCGACGAGCGCAACGAATACGCCAAGGTGGGTGTCGACCGGGCCCAGGCGATCCTCGACGCCCTGGGGGTTTCGCTGCGCATCGTGGAAGAGCGGCCGGTCCTCATCCCCGGGGCGGAGGGCGCCGCCTACACCATCCCCTTTGAGCCCCACGGCGTGTCTGTCGCCGGCTCAGAGGTGGACAGCGAGCTGTACCGCATCGCGGGAAATTTCCGGGCCAAGAAGAATCTGTCGCCTGAAAAGTCGCGCCAGATCGCCCACGCCCTGAACCACCTGCTGAATTCGCTTTCCGACGACGACGTTCCGGCGACGAGACAGGAGTAG